The following are from one region of the Rhizobium sullae genome:
- the thiP gene encoding thiamine/thiamine pyrophosphate ABC transporter permease ThiP, giving the protein MLQTAAEQQRALTGGAISLAAVTLFVGLAAFSLLFAGGGSAIAGILFDPYILRVLRFTLLQALLSTALSIALAIPVARALARQPHFIGRIWIIRLMAVPMGLPVLIGALGLIGIWGRQGLLNSLLVKVGLDEPISIYGLTGILLAHIFFNLPLACRLILAGLERVPAEYWLMASGLGMRPRSVFRFIEWPAIRPLIPGIGGLIFMLCATSFTLVLTLGGGPAATTIEVAIYQSLRFDFDPGRAIALSLLQIALTAAILGAMAFFPPAGDEGLTTGRDIKRLDGKSPGARLADRLLLLIAVLFLGLPLLSVIAAGLHADLIKLLQEPIFWQSAGTSFAISLTAALLSVALSMAMIRARHAIVSKRRRGITDRSFFAAMGSASSMVLLVPPIVLATGWFMALRPFGDATRFAALLVVLINMLMALPFVMRVLEPAYVVHQRRTQKLSASLGIAGAARLRFIDWPGLKKPLLTALSFAMALSLGDLGAVALFGSEGFVTLPWLVYSRMGSYRTNDADGLALILGVVCLLLTIAGTAGQPRRENGNDGR; this is encoded by the coding sequence ATGCTGCAGACCGCAGCTGAACAACAGCGTGCATTGACCGGCGGGGCGATCAGCCTCGCCGCCGTCACGTTGTTTGTCGGCCTTGCAGCATTCTCGTTGCTTTTTGCCGGCGGGGGATCGGCCATCGCCGGCATTCTTTTCGATCCTTATATTCTGCGTGTGCTGCGCTTCACGCTGCTGCAAGCGCTGCTTTCAACCGCACTTTCCATCGCCTTAGCAATTCCGGTTGCACGCGCGCTCGCTCGCCAGCCGCATTTTATAGGCCGCATCTGGATCATCCGCCTGATGGCGGTTCCAATGGGGCTGCCAGTGCTGATCGGAGCACTCGGCCTGATTGGCATATGGGGCAGGCAGGGGTTGTTGAACTCTCTGCTGGTGAAGGTCGGGCTCGACGAACCGATAAGCATCTATGGGCTCACGGGCATCCTTCTCGCCCATATCTTCTTCAACCTGCCGCTTGCCTGCCGGCTGATCCTCGCGGGTCTCGAACGAGTGCCTGCCGAATACTGGCTGATGGCAAGCGGTCTCGGCATGCGGCCCCGCTCGGTTTTCCGCTTCATTGAATGGCCGGCGATCCGCCCGCTCATTCCCGGGATCGGTGGATTGATCTTCATGCTCTGCGCCACCAGCTTCACGCTGGTGCTGACCCTCGGCGGTGGCCCGGCGGCGACCACGATCGAAGTTGCGATCTACCAGTCGCTTCGCTTCGATTTCGATCCCGGCCGCGCAATCGCCTTGTCGCTCCTGCAGATCGCGCTCACGGCGGCGATCCTGGGCGCGATGGCATTCTTTCCACCGGCCGGAGATGAAGGCTTGACCACAGGCAGGGACATCAAGCGGCTGGATGGCAAAAGCCCAGGTGCCAGATTGGCCGACAGGCTGTTGTTGCTGATCGCCGTGCTTTTCCTCGGCTTGCCGCTTCTATCCGTTATCGCGGCAGGATTGCATGCCGATCTCATAAAGCTGCTGCAGGAGCCGATCTTCTGGCAGTCGGCCGGAACAAGCTTCGCAATCTCGCTTACCGCGGCTCTGCTCTCGGTCGCCCTTTCGATGGCCATGATACGTGCCCGGCATGCAATTGTATCGAAACGGCGGCGAGGCATTACCGACCGATCCTTTTTTGCGGCCATGGGCAGCGCTTCGTCGATGGTCCTGCTCGTGCCGCCGATCGTGCTTGCGACCGGATGGTTCATGGCACTGCGGCCTTTCGGCGATGCGACGCGCTTTGCAGCCTTGCTCGTCGTTCTCATCAATATGCTGATGGCGCTTCCCTTTGTCATGCGCGTGCTGGAGCCGGCCTATGTTGTGCATCAGCGCCGGACGCAGAAACTGTCCGCAAGCCTGGGTATTGCGGGCGCGGCCCGATTGAGATTCATAGACTGGCCGGGCTTGAAGAAGCCGCTGCTCACTGCCCTGTCATTCGCCATGGCGCTCTCACTTGGCGATCTTGGCGCCGTCGCGCTCTTTGGCTCCGAGGGTTTTGTCACATTGCCCTGGCTCGTTTATAGCCGCATGGGCAGCTACAGGACGAACGACGCCGACGGCCTTGCGCTTATCCTCGGCGTTGTTTGTCTACTGCTGACGATCGCTGGAACCGCAGGCCAGCCAAGGCGGGAGAATGGCAATGACGGCCGCTGA
- a CDS encoding thiamine ABC transporter ATP-binding protein, with translation MTAADQAGIEMEDVRLKLGTHAFHFDCRLPAGRIVAVSGPSGAGKSTFLNLLAGFERPDVGRIRMRGADVTAAYPAERPVSVVFQDNNLFAHLDLFTNVGLGIDSTLKLTAEDRRNISEAFEKVGLANFERRMPATLSGGERQRAAFARALVRKRAVLLLDEPFAALDPGLRADMAELLLGLHMETGNTVIIVSHDPDEVRRIADYGVFIDKGAIVLAAPLSDYLAREDMPALRQFLRR, from the coding sequence ATGACGGCCGCTGATCAAGCCGGGATCGAAATGGAGGACGTGCGCTTGAAGCTCGGCACGCACGCTTTCCATTTCGATTGCCGTCTGCCGGCCGGCCGGATCGTCGCCGTGAGCGGCCCTTCCGGCGCCGGAAAGTCAACTTTTCTCAATCTGCTCGCCGGCTTTGAACGACCTGACGTCGGCCGCATTCGGATGCGCGGCGCCGATGTGACGGCGGCCTATCCGGCGGAGCGTCCAGTCTCGGTCGTCTTCCAGGACAACAATCTCTTTGCCCATCTCGATCTCTTCACCAATGTCGGTCTGGGGATCGATTCGACATTGAAGCTCACTGCCGAGGACCGGCGAAACATTTCTGAGGCGTTCGAGAAGGTCGGCCTCGCCAATTTCGAACGGCGTATGCCCGCAACGCTTTCCGGCGGGGAGCGGCAGCGAGCAGCGTTTGCGCGGGCGCTCGTGCGAAAGCGCGCCGTTCTGCTCCTGGATGAACCTTTTGCCGCACTTGATCCGGGCTTGCGCGCAGACATGGCCGAGCTGCTGCTCGGCTTGCATATGGAGACCGGCAACACGGTGATCATCGTTTCGCATGATCCCGACGAGGTGCGTCGCATCGCCGACTACGGTGTCTTTATCGATAAAGGGGCGATCGTTCTTGCCGCGCCACTCTCCGATTATCTCGCGCGGGAGGACATGCCTGCGCTACGGCAATTTCTGCGCCGCTGA
- a CDS encoding M48 family metalloprotease produces the protein MTRRARLDSMTTWKRPAPSSNVLSVPYRWSRRALLVSAAAIALNGCQSIIEQSYQPTVSPSANPQIVDEVQKNDPRAAMGAREHPRIVASYGGEYKDAKTERLVARIAGALTAVSENPSQSYRITILNSPAINAFALPGGYLYVTRGLLALANDASEVAAVLSHEMGHVTANHGIERQKREEAEVIASRVVAEVLSSDIAGKQALARGKLRLAAFSRQQELQADVIGVRMLGEAGYDPYAATRFLDSMAAYSRFMSADPDADQSLDFLSSHPNSVQRIELSRDHARAFGQEGTVGDKGRGYYLDGIDGLLYGDSPEEGYVRGQTFLHGGLGIRFDVPPDFSIDNKVEAVMATGPGDVAIRFDGVAGNDNQSLTNYISSGWVTGLDPSTIRPITVNGMEAATARATADRWDFDVTVVRNNSQIFRFLTAVPKGSAVLQQTADVLRASFRRMTPQEAATLKPLRIRVVTVRPGENVATLAARMLGTDRKLDLFKLINALRAGGTVSPGDRVKIISE, from the coding sequence ATGACTCGGAGAGCCAGACTGGACAGCATGACGACGTGGAAACGCCCCGCGCCCTCCAGTAACGTGCTTTCTGTGCCATACCGGTGGAGCCGCCGCGCATTACTGGTGTCTGCGGCCGCAATTGCGCTTAATGGCTGCCAGTCGATCATCGAACAATCGTATCAGCCGACCGTCTCTCCCTCTGCCAATCCGCAGATCGTCGATGAAGTACAAAAGAACGATCCACGTGCCGCCATGGGTGCGCGCGAACATCCGCGTATCGTTGCGAGCTACGGCGGCGAATACAAGGATGCCAAGACCGAACGCCTCGTTGCCCGCATTGCCGGCGCGCTGACGGCGGTTTCGGAAAATCCGAGCCAGTCCTATCGCATCACGATTTTGAATTCACCGGCGATCAATGCTTTTGCACTGCCGGGCGGCTATCTCTATGTAACCCGCGGCCTGCTGGCACTCGCCAACGATGCTTCGGAAGTCGCAGCCGTGCTGTCGCATGAAATGGGTCACGTGACGGCCAATCACGGCATCGAGCGGCAGAAGCGCGAAGAGGCTGAGGTCATTGCAAGCCGCGTGGTTGCCGAGGTGCTGTCGAGCGACATCGCTGGTAAGCAAGCTCTCGCGCGAGGCAAGCTGCGTCTTGCGGCTTTCTCCCGCCAGCAGGAACTGCAGGCCGACGTGATTGGTGTGCGCATGCTTGGCGAAGCGGGTTATGACCCTTATGCCGCCACGCGCTTCCTCGATTCGATGGCGGCCTACAGCCGCTTCATGTCTGCCGATCCTGACGCCGACCAAAGCCTGGACTTCCTTTCGAGCCACCCGAACTCGGTGCAGCGTATCGAGCTTTCGCGCGATCACGCCCGCGCCTTCGGCCAGGAAGGGACGGTCGGTGACAAGGGAAGGGGCTACTATCTCGATGGCATCGACGGCCTTCTCTATGGCGACAGTCCGGAGGAAGGCTATGTTCGCGGCCAGACCTTCCTGCATGGCGGTCTCGGCATTCGCTTCGATGTGCCGCCGGATTTCAGCATCGACAACAAAGTCGAAGCCGTCATGGCAACCGGTCCGGGAGACGTGGCTATCCGCTTTGACGGCGTTGCCGGCAACGACAACCAGAGCTTGACGAATTACATTTCGAGCGGCTGGGTCACTGGTCTCGATCCTTCGACGATCCGGCCGATCACCGTTAACGGCATGGAAGCGGCAACGGCCCGTGCCACAGCGGATCGATGGGATTTCGATGTTACGGTGGTGCGCAATAATTCGCAGATCTTCCGCTTCCTGACGGCCGTTCCAAAGGGCAGTGCCGTCTTGCAGCAGACGGCAGACGTGTTGCGCGCCAGCTTCCGCCGCATGACGCCGCAGGAGGCGGCAACGCTGAAGCCCCTGAGAATCCGCGTCGTCACCGTTCGTCCCGGCGAAAACGTCGCAACGCTGGCGGCCCGAATGCTTGGCACGGATCGTAAACTCGACCTCTTCAAACTGATCAATGCCCTGCGGGCCGGCGGCACGGTTTCGCCCGGCGACCGCGTGAAGATCATTTCCGAATAA
- a CDS encoding RNA polymerase factor sigma-32 — protein MKNMSADRRMIKIAMAAPYLAREEEHNLAIRWKDNEDRGARNQIAMAHMRLVISMAGKFRNFGLPMSDLVQEGYVGLLEAAARFEPEREVRFSTYASWWIRASIQDYILRNWSIVRGGTSSAQKALFFNLRRLRAKLARGDSHLTLQSIHQEIAAALGVSLADVQTMDARLSGNDASLQAPSVSGDADSAEKMDFLVSDDPLPDEQVSNMIDGERRRIWLTSALKHLNEREMKIIAARRLAEEGATLEELGADLGISKERVRQIESRAMEKLRSALVNADPHMAAHA, from the coding sequence ATGAAGAACATGTCTGCAGACCGGCGTATGATCAAAATCGCCATGGCGGCTCCCTATCTTGCTCGGGAAGAAGAACATAACCTCGCTATTCGCTGGAAGGACAATGAGGATCGCGGCGCGCGAAACCAGATCGCGATGGCTCACATGCGCCTCGTTATTTCCATGGCGGGCAAGTTCCGGAATTTCGGTCTGCCAATGAGCGATCTCGTACAGGAAGGTTATGTCGGACTTCTTGAGGCCGCTGCCCGCTTTGAGCCGGAGCGCGAGGTGCGCTTCTCCACCTATGCAAGCTGGTGGATCCGCGCGTCGATCCAGGACTATATCCTGCGCAACTGGTCGATTGTTCGCGGCGGCACGAGTTCCGCGCAGAAGGCCCTTTTCTTCAATCTGCGCCGCCTCCGCGCCAAGCTTGCCAGAGGCGACTCGCATCTCACCCTTCAATCCATCCATCAGGAGATCGCGGCTGCCTTGGGTGTCAGCCTTGCCGACGTTCAGACGATGGATGCGCGTCTTTCGGGCAATGACGCCTCGCTGCAGGCACCTTCGGTCTCCGGCGATGCTGACAGCGCGGAGAAGATGGATTTCCTTGTCAGCGATGATCCGCTGCCGGACGAGCAGGTTTCCAACATGATTGACGGTGAACGCCGCCGTATCTGGCTGACATCGGCGCTGAAACATCTCAATGAGCGCGAAATGAAGATCATTGCAGCGCGCCGCCTTGCCGAAGAAGGCGCGACGCTCGAGGAACTCGGCGCCGATCTCGGAATTTCGAAGGAACGCGTTCGCCAGATCGAAAGCCGCGCCATGGAAAAATTGCGCAGCGCGCTTGTCAATGCGGATCCGCATATGGCGGCTCACGCCTAA
- a CDS encoding CarD family transcriptional regulator, with product MTTQQKKPSAARHGFKTGESIVYPAHGVGNITAIEEQEVAGMKLELFVIDFEKDKMRLKVPVAKAMNIGMRKLSETDFVERALKVVQGKARVKRTMWSRRAQEYDAKINSGDLISIAEVVRDLYRAENQPEQSYSERQLYEAALDRMAREIAAVNKMSETEAVRLVETNLNKGPKRGKATEEDESQDEAA from the coding sequence ATGACGACCCAGCAGAAAAAACCTTCAGCAGCACGCCACGGCTTCAAGACCGGTGAATCGATCGTATACCCCGCTCACGGCGTCGGTAACATCACCGCTATCGAAGAGCAAGAAGTCGCCGGCATGAAGCTCGAACTTTTCGTTATCGATTTCGAGAAGGACAAGATGCGCCTGAAGGTTCCGGTTGCCAAGGCAATGAACATCGGCATGCGCAAGCTGTCTGAAACTGATTTCGTCGAGCGCGCTCTGAAGGTTGTGCAAGGCAAGGCGCGCGTCAAGCGTACGATGTGGTCCCGCCGTGCCCAGGAATATGATGCCAAGATCAATTCCGGCGACCTGATTTCCATCGCCGAAGTCGTTCGCGATCTCTATCGCGCTGAAAACCAGCCTGAGCAATCCTATTCCGAACGCCAGCTCTACGAAGCCGCACTCGATCGCATGGCGCGTGAAATCGCTGCGGTGAACAAGATGTCGGAAACTGAAGCCGTCCGCCTTGTCGAGACGAACCTCAACAAGGGTCCGAAGCGCGGCAAGGCAACCGAAGAGGACGAGTCGCAGGACGAAGCCGCTTAA
- the fdxA gene encoding ferredoxin FdxA: protein MTYVVTDNCIRCKYTDCVEVCPVDCFYEGENFLVIHPDECIDCGVCEPECPAEAIKPDTEPGLDKWLKINAEYASIWPNITIKKEPMAEAKEMDGEVGKFERYFSEKPGSGD, encoded by the coding sequence ATGACCTATGTCGTGACCGACAATTGCATTCGCTGCAAATATACCGATTGTGTGGAAGTCTGCCCCGTCGATTGTTTCTATGAAGGCGAAAATTTTCTCGTCATTCACCCGGATGAGTGCATCGACTGCGGTGTCTGCGAACCCGAATGTCCCGCCGAGGCCATCAAGCCGGATACCGAACCGGGGCTCGACAAGTGGCTCAAGATTAATGCGGAATATGCCAGCATCTGGCCCAACATCACGATCAAGAAAGAACCGATGGCGGAGGCCAAGGAAATGGACGGAGAGGTCGGCAAATTCGAGAGGTATTTCTCCGAAAAGCCCGGCTCCGGCGATTGA
- a CDS encoding RNA-binding S4 domain-containing protein: protein MSGETQPGSGSRQRIDKWLFFTRMVKSRSLAQSHIQSGRVRINGERVQQPSQIVKAGDRVELALERRDVVLIVKAPGERRGPFGEAKLLYEDLTPPQGETKRLTSYEQAIRAAGSGRPTKKERRATDRLLPDED, encoded by the coding sequence ATGAGCGGGGAGACACAGCCAGGGAGCGGTTCGCGGCAGCGCATCGACAAGTGGCTGTTCTTCACGCGCATGGTGAAATCACGCTCTCTGGCGCAAAGCCACATCCAATCAGGCCGCGTTCGTATCAACGGCGAGCGCGTACAGCAACCCAGCCAGATCGTAAAGGCAGGCGACCGTGTCGAACTGGCACTCGAGCGCCGGGATGTGGTTCTGATCGTGAAGGCACCGGGCGAGAGGCGCGGGCCTTTCGGGGAAGCAAAACTGCTTTACGAGGATCTCACGCCGCCGCAGGGTGAGACAAAACGTCTCACGTCCTATGAGCAAGCCATCCGTGCAGCCGGCAGCGGCCGGCCGACGAAAAAGGAGCGGCGTGCAACCGATCGGCTATTGCCCGACGAGGATTAG
- a CDS encoding helicase-related protein, whose amino-acid sequence MTLTSQPMILSGRGVTAVLGPTNTGKTHYAIERMVAHGTGVIGLPLRLLAREVYTRVVEKVGVQNVALVTGEEKISPANARFSVCTVEAMPRETKAAFVAIDEVQLAGDLERGHIFTDRILHLRGRDETLLLGADTMRPILQQLLPGITVVERPRLSQLFYSGQKKITRLPQRSAIVAFSADEVYAVAELIRRQRGGAAVVLGALSPRTRNSQVALYQAGDVEYLVATDAIGMGLNLDVDHVAFAQDRKFDGYQFRNLNPAELAQVAGRAGRHVRDGTFGVTGQVHPFDEELAERIEAHEFDSVKVLQWRTKELDFSSIQSLRASLETPPTAQGLTRALPAVDQQALEHLARYREIIDLATNPQRVEKLWEICALPDYRRIAPAQHADLISTLFSDLVRHGTVNEQFLAEQVHRADRTDGEIDTLSARIAQIRTWTYVSNRPDWLADPTHWQEKTREIEDRLSDALHERLTKRFVDRRTSVLMKRLRENAMLEAEISVNGDVFVEGHHVGQLSGFRFTPLSGADGPDGKAIQTASQKALALEFEARAARLHAAGNSDLAISADGLIRWLGDPVARLAGSEHIMRPRVILLADEQLTGNARDHVAARVERFVNHHISTILKPLDDLSRAEDLQGLAKGLAFQLVENLGVLFRRDVTEEVKSLDQDARASMRRYGVRFGAYHIFVPALLKPAPAELITLLWALKNDGLEKPGYGDLIPVLAAGRTSVVTDPGFERMFYKLAGFRFLGKRAVRIDILERLADIIRPLLQWRPGQVNRPEGAYDGRRFTTTTAMLSILGATLEDMEEILKGLGYRADAVTAEEAAAHLAAQDTSAAPAAEIPVDEAAEKADHDDADSTSEEAASDGPATEDKPAVEAATADSSAAEPAEAVEPVEQKPVLLWRLGGRNDNHRQARGQGERRSGDRQQHGTRRHGGGEGAEGNRGEGRDGKRQERDRDGSKPHQGRGDRNEKRGDRQDRGDRKDRNNNRNGAQPLRFEAKPPRKEKPIDPDSPFAKLAALKEQMKK is encoded by the coding sequence ATGACACTGACATCGCAGCCGATGATATTGAGCGGGCGCGGCGTGACCGCGGTGCTCGGGCCGACCAATACAGGCAAGACCCATTACGCCATCGAGCGCATGGTAGCGCACGGCACCGGCGTAATCGGCCTGCCACTGCGTCTGCTGGCACGTGAGGTCTATACGCGCGTTGTCGAAAAGGTGGGAGTGCAGAACGTTGCGCTTGTGACCGGCGAGGAGAAGATCTCACCGGCGAATGCGCGCTTTTCCGTTTGCACGGTCGAAGCCATGCCGCGCGAAACAAAGGCCGCATTTGTCGCGATTGACGAGGTTCAGCTTGCAGGCGACCTCGAGCGCGGCCACATCTTCACCGACCGTATTCTGCATCTGCGCGGACGCGACGAAACGCTGCTTCTGGGGGCCGACACGATGCGGCCGATCCTACAGCAGCTCCTGCCTGGCATCACGGTCGTCGAAAGGCCGCGGCTTTCGCAACTTTTCTACTCGGGCCAAAAGAAGATCACCCGTCTTCCGCAACGGTCGGCTATCGTCGCCTTTTCGGCAGATGAGGTCTACGCCGTTGCAGAGCTGATCCGTCGTCAGCGAGGGGGTGCCGCGGTCGTTCTCGGCGCTCTCAGCCCCCGCACCCGAAATTCTCAAGTCGCGCTCTACCAGGCCGGCGATGTCGAATATCTCGTCGCAACCGATGCGATCGGCATGGGCCTGAATCTCGATGTCGATCACGTGGCTTTCGCGCAGGACCGCAAGTTCGACGGGTATCAGTTCCGTAATCTCAATCCTGCCGAACTCGCTCAGGTCGCGGGACGTGCTGGCCGTCATGTCCGTGACGGCACATTCGGAGTGACGGGCCAGGTGCATCCGTTCGACGAGGAATTGGCGGAGAGGATCGAGGCCCACGAATTCGATAGTGTCAAAGTTTTGCAGTGGCGGACGAAGGAGCTTGATTTCTCCTCAATACAATCATTGCGGGCGAGCCTCGAAACTCCTCCGACCGCCCAAGGTTTAACGCGAGCCCTGCCCGCCGTTGACCAGCAAGCGCTCGAACATCTGGCGCGCTATCGGGAAATTATTGATCTGGCTACAAATCCGCAGCGCGTGGAGAAGCTTTGGGAAATTTGCGCACTGCCCGACTACCGGCGTATCGCGCCGGCACAGCATGCCGACCTGATCTCGACGCTCTTTTCCGATCTTGTGCGCCATGGCACGGTGAACGAGCAGTTTCTCGCAGAGCAGGTGCATCGAGCGGATCGGACGGATGGCGAAATTGACACGCTTTCGGCGCGAATCGCGCAGATAAGAACGTGGACTTATGTGTCGAATCGACCCGATTGGCTTGCCGATCCGACACACTGGCAGGAAAAGACGCGGGAAATCGAGGATCGATTGTCCGATGCGTTACATGAAAGGTTGACGAAACGCTTTGTTGATCGCAGGACATCTGTGCTCATGAAGCGCCTGAGAGAGAATGCGATGCTGGAAGCTGAAATCAGTGTGAATGGCGATGTCTTTGTTGAAGGACATCATGTGGGGCAATTGTCCGGATTCCGGTTCACGCCCCTTTCGGGTGCGGACGGACCGGACGGCAAGGCGATCCAGACCGCATCGCAAAAGGCGCTTGCCCTGGAATTCGAGGCGCGCGCCGCGCGCCTCCATGCTGCAGGCAACAGCGATCTGGCGATCAGCGCCGACGGCCTTATCCGCTGGCTCGGCGATCCGGTTGCGCGCCTTGCGGGCAGCGAACACATCATGCGTCCTCGCGTCATCCTGCTTGCCGACGAACAACTGACGGGCAATGCGCGCGATCACGTTGCAGCCCGCGTCGAGCGCTTCGTCAATCACCACATCAGCACGATCCTGAAGCCGCTCGATGATCTTTCGCGTGCCGAAGACCTGCAAGGCTTGGCCAAGGGCCTTGCCTTCCAGCTCGTCGAAAATCTCGGCGTCCTCTTTCGCCGCGACGTGACGGAAGAGGTGAAGTCGCTGGATCAGGACGCGCGTGCTTCCATGCGCCGTTATGGTGTTCGCTTCGGCGCCTACCACATTTTCGTGCCCGCGCTTTTGAAGCCGGCTCCGGCTGAACTCATCACGCTGCTCTGGGCCTTGAAAAATGACGGCCTCGAAAAACCGGGCTATGGCGACCTCATTCCGGTGCTGGCTGCCGGCCGCACGTCCGTCGTGACCGACCCGGGCTTCGAGCGCATGTTCTATAAGCTTGCCGGCTTCCGTTTTCTCGGCAAACGTGCCGTTCGCATCGATATTCTCGAGCGGCTTGCGGATATCATCCGTCCATTGCTGCAGTGGAGGCCGGGTCAGGTGAATCGGCCGGAAGGAGCTTATGATGGCCGCCGCTTCACGACGACCACCGCGATGCTTTCGATTCTCGGCGCGACGCTGGAGGATATGGAAGAGATTCTCAAGGGCCTCGGTTATCGCGCCGATGCCGTGACGGCCGAGGAGGCGGCAGCTCATCTTGCTGCTCAAGACACTTCCGCCGCCCCGGCAGCGGAGATCCCGGTGGACGAAGCGGCCGAGAAGGCAGATCATGACGATGCCGACAGCACATCGGAAGAAGCTGCTTCCGATGGGCCGGCTACAGAAGACAAGCCTGCTGTCGAGGCCGCTACTGCCGACTCATCCGCGGCTGAACCTGCTGAAGCCGTGGAGCCTGTCGAACAGAAACCTGTCCTTCTGTGGCGTCTTGGCGGGCGCAACGACAACCATCGCCAAGCACGTGGTCAAGGCGAACGCCGCAGCGGTGACCGTCAGCAGCATGGCACCCGCCGTCACGGCGGGGGCGAAGGCGCAGAAGGCAATCGTGGCGAAGGCCGTGACGGTAAACGCCAGGAACGGGACCGCGACGGCAGCAAGCCGCACCAGGGCCGTGGCGATCGCAACGAGAAGCGGGGTGATCGTCAGGATCGCGGCGACCGCAAGGATCGCAACAACAATCGCAACGGCGCACAGCCGCTGCGCTTCGAGGCAAAGCCGCCGCGCAAGGAAAAGCCGATCGACCCGGATTCTCCTTTCGCAAAGCTCGCTGCCTTGAAGGAGCAGATGAAGAAGTAG
- a CDS encoding DUF3309 family protein, producing the protein MLGTILLIILILLLIGALPNWGYSRGWGYGPSGGLGLVLIIIIILVLMGRI; encoded by the coding sequence ATGCTCGGAACGATACTTCTCATTATCCTTATTTTGCTTTTGATTGGTGCCCTACCGAATTGGGGATATAGCCGTGGTTGGGGCTATGGACCTTCCGGCGGTTTAGGGCTAGTCCTCATCATCATTATTATTCTTGTCCTAATGGGCCGGATATAG
- a CDS encoding YMGG-like glycine zipper-containing protein translates to MMKKIAIVAAFVGALASCTPTEKGTAIGAGTGAIIGGAVSDSWGGAAIGAVAGGLAGALIGQSVERRGYCVYRDRYGRRYEARCPRRY, encoded by the coding sequence ATGATGAAAAAAATTGCAATTGTTGCCGCCTTCGTAGGCGCGCTTGCCTCCTGCACACCGACCGAAAAAGGAACGGCAATTGGCGCCGGTACCGGCGCAATTATTGGCGGTGCTGTCTCCGACAGCTGGGGTGGCGCTGCAATCGGCGCCGTTGCTGGCGGTCTCGCTGGCGCCCTGATCGGCCAGTCGGTAGAGCGCCGCGGCTACTGCGTCTATCGCGATCGCTACGGCCGCCGCTACGAAGCACGCTGCCCACGCCGTTACTAA
- the phbB gene encoding beta-ketoacyl-ACP reductase encodes MSRVALVTGGTRGIGAAISMALRNAGYRVAANYAGNDEKARAFHDVTGIPVFKWDVSDYVACGEGVAKVEAELGGVEVLVNNAGITRDAMFHKMTAQQWHEVINTNLTGLFNMTHHVWGGMRDRSFGRIVNISSINGQKGQMGQVNYSAAKAGDLGFTKALAQEGAAKNITVNAVCPGYIGTEMVLAVPEKVLNERIIPQIPVGRLGEPEEVARCVAFLVSDDAGFITGSTLSANGGQFFV; translated from the coding sequence ATGAGCAGAGTGGCTTTGGTCACCGGTGGCACGCGCGGTATCGGTGCAGCGATTTCGATGGCGCTCAGGAATGCGGGTTATAGGGTCGCCGCCAACTACGCCGGCAACGATGAGAAGGCGAGGGCCTTTCATGACGTGACCGGCATTCCGGTCTTCAAGTGGGACGTGTCCGATTATGTCGCTTGCGGCGAGGGTGTCGCGAAGGTGGAAGCGGAACTTGGCGGTGTCGAGGTGCTGGTCAACAATGCCGGTATCACACGCGACGCAATGTTTCACAAGATGACGGCGCAGCAGTGGCATGAGGTGATCAATACCAACCTCACGGGCCTCTTCAACATGACGCACCATGTCTGGGGCGGAATGCGCGATCGGAGCTTCGGACGCATCGTCAACATCTCTTCCATCAACGGCCAGAAGGGCCAGATGGGGCAGGTGAATTACTCGGCTGCCAAGGCGGGGGATCTCGGCTTTACGAAGGCCCTCGCCCAGGAAGGGGCTGCGAAGAACATCACCGTGAACGCTGTCTGCCCCGGTTATATCGGCACGGAAATGGTTCTCGCCGTTCCGGAGAAAGTGCTCAACGAGAGGATCATTCCCCAGATTCCGGTCGGACGCCTTGGTGAGCCGGAGGAGGTCGCGCGCTGCGTTGCCTTCCTCGTCTCCGACGATGCCGGCTTTATCACGGGCTCGACACTTTCGGCAAACGGTGGGCAATTCTTCGTCTAA